The DNA segment ACAGCCTATGTCAGTTGGCGAATTAATTGCGGCGGGAGCACATGGCAACACGTCATCAGCTTTCGTCGCCGTACAAGCCGCTAAAATTATTTTCGATTTCCTTCGCAGCACCCGGAGGACGAAGAGGAAAACACGTCTTTCGGCCCTTTGTCGATTTGGAAAGCGTTTTGGCCCTAAGGTTAGGCTTTTCTTCGGCGATTAGATCTTTGCTCTTTTTCATTGCGTGCCTGAGCTGCGCCGGCCCGTCGAGGGAGATCGCGCCACAGGGAAGGCGGAGTGATGAAGCTACTGGCGGGCCAACCGTATGGCCATCTCGATCTCGGAGACCGCGTCGGGACAATGCGCAATCGCGACGCGCAGGATTTCGTCGGCGATTCCCTCGTCGCAGTCGATCGAAAATCGACGGTCGCCCGTCGGCAGATGCCTGGACAGGTCGGCGGCGCCATGGAGAACCGCCTCGGCCTTGGTGTCCTTGCGGACATGGTGAAGCAAACAGTCGTGCCAGCCGGCCGTAAGCATAATAAAAAAGCGGCCATGAAAGGCGTATCAGCCGCTATTTCCCTATGGTCAAGAGACCACTTTTTGCCGGCGTCGAGGGACCACTTTGACAATTGGGCAGCCGAACCGAAAAAGACCAAGATGCCGAGAGGACTAGTTTTTGCGGCGGCGGGAGATCGCGAGAGAAGTTAGCCAGGTTTTTGAGGGAGGTGAAAGTTGACAATGAGGGGCCAGGACGAAGAGTCTTTAGGCGTGACATGACAATGCGGGCACGGCATCTCCACTACGGCTTTGAGTACATCCTCTCCTTCAGGAAGATCGACCTCGAACGACCGTTTACAGGCTTTACACCTGAGCGTCCATATACCGGCATCCACGATATGGGTTTATAGGTCCGATGAAGTTCGTTTGGCAAGAGGCAGCCGATCATAGCACGCGGCGGACGCCGGGAAGGATGCCGTTTCTGGGGCGTGAAAACGGCGTGTTTTTGGGGTGATTTGCTGGCGATTTGCGGCTTAAAAAACCCGCTTCAAATAATTTGCCACTTTCGTGCAAATAATTCGCTAACTACACTCAGTCCAACTATAAAATCTTAGAGTTAAAAAAAGCGGCGTAAAAATCCAACTCCAACTTTCTGAGCGTAGGGTTTTTAGATCGGAATCAGCGGGGTTTTATAGGCAGGTGAAAATCGACGATGCGGCACCACGTCGGGGCTTCGCCCGGCTTTGTTCCGCAATGCGGGCATGGGTTTTTCAACACCTCAAATACATCATCCCCTTCAGCGAGCTCGACGTCAAACGTTCTATCGCAGGCCTTGCACATCAACGTCCAAGTTCCGGGGTCCACTCCACACCTATAGTTCCGCCGCTCGGGTTCGACAAGGGAGAGAATCACAACACGCGGCGGGCGCCGCGCTTCATCTCAATGCCTTCCCGCCATCTCTAGATTCGCTGTTTGAGGTGATCGGCCAAGCGCAAGGCCAGAGCGACGATCGTAAGCGTCGGATTGGCGTAGCCGGCGCTGGGAAAAACCGAAGCGCCGGCGATGTACAAGTTATCCGTTTCGTGAACGCGCCCGTCGCCGTCGAGGACCCCGAAGCGCGGATCTTCATGCATCCGCGTCGTCCCGGAGTGGTGGTGCGCGTTCGGGTCGGGCCTTTGACCCGGGCGAACCTCGACGCGGCCCAGGCCGGCGGACTCCAACTCCGCGGCCAAGAACGTGCGCAATTTTTCCAGAGCCGCCTGTTCTTCGGCGCGCCAGCGCCAATGCAGCTCGGCTCGCTGGATGCCGAAAAAATCCCGCCTTCGCCCCAGAGCGACGCGGTTTTCCGGATCGGGCTTCCGCTCGAAGTTCACCAACAGCTGAAACGCGTCGCATCGCCGCGATAGGTCGACCACGCGCGACCAGCGGTAGCCCATGGTCGGCTGAAGTCGCCCGCGCCGCCACATGCGCCGCACAAGACCGACGCTGATCGGCCACGTCTTCAGTCGCGGGAAGAGAGTGACGGAGGCGTTGGGCAACCTGTTGTTCCGCACCGCCGATTCGGCAATGGCGATACGTCCTCCGATAATGCTTCCGTCCGGCGCCGAGTGTACGTCGTAGAACCCCGCCTGGGCGAACATCTCGGGCGAACGGGGAATGAAGGTGAGCGCATAATCTCGCAGGTGTTCCATGAAACACCGGCCCACCCAGCCGTAGCGATTTCCTGGCGCGCTCGAGCCGCCGCCATTCGACAGCAACAGACGGGCGTTTTCAATCGCGCCGGCGGCGAGGACGAAAACTCGCGCCCGCGCCTGGAACTGTCCGTCTGAGAGGCGCGCCAGCCTTGCTGTGACAACTTTTCTTCCCGCAGCGTCCGTCTCCAGTCCGCAAACCGTGGCGTGATGGCAGAGCGAGATATTGCCG comes from the Candidatus Binatia bacterium genome and includes:
- a CDS encoding GMC family oxidoreductase; translation: MELDARKIADGTALEADLCIIGAGPAGIALAREFLGTKTGVLILESGGRWPERRIQKLNDGDVVGDRYVGLRRSRRRAVGGTTHLWNTPVAGAKGAKYVPLDPWDFIEHADLPHGGWPFDYSQLEPFYRRAQAFCGLGPFTYEGEDWFDGKLRGFPLGANLSTKVYQFGAGDIFTRSYPGEICASGNISLCHHATVCGLETDAAGRKVVTARLARLSDGQFQARARVFVLAAGAIENARLLLSNGGGSSAPGNRYGWVGRCFMEHLRDYALTFIPRSPEMFAQAGFYDVHSAPDGSIIGGRIAIAESAVRNNRLPNASVTLFPRLKTWPISVGLVRRMWRRGRLQPTMGYRWSRVVDLSRRCDAFQLLVNFERKPDPENRVALGRRRDFFGIQRAELHWRWRAEEQAALEKLRTFLAAELESAGLGRVEVRPGQRPDPNAHHHSGTTRMHEDPRFGVLDGDGRVHETDNLYIAGASVFPSAGYANPTLTIVALALRLADHLKQRI